A genomic region of Aspergillus oryzae RIB40 DNA, chromosome 1 contains the following coding sequences:
- a CDS encoding DUF3431 domain-containing protein (predicted protein) has protein sequence MIFSRRAIPLLGLAFFIVFLYTVSSLSRQWRNMPQVVGLGDLVATPYPTASGYVNGSGVVDKPSREPYAPRPHYAPGVPKPPGSTYTKTLVVPQAGEEDTEWIKLEIPEWQPAVYVVDDLSAPLHPPKNKGHEVIVYLSYIIDHYDKLPDIIAFMHSHQFAWHNDEIFNGNAAEMLQRLNPARVVRQGFMNLRCTWAPGCPDWLHPGTLEEDEHKQEETMLARSWGEIFPDDPIPDVLAQPCCAQFVVSRERILAIPKARFVYYRDWILRTELSDYISGRIWEYLWHVVFTGENVVCPKEHICYCDGYGICFGGEEEYDEFRRLRSEKGELEEDLKFWRGEAEAIEIERLVGTLGEQSHISVPDPGRDTELEQLILEKERTIDDMLRNATKRGEDPRARALEAGRLWKEGDGF, from the coding sequence ATGATTTTTTCACGGCGCGCGATTCCCCTCCTCGGCCTcgccttcttcatcgtcttcttaTACACGGTCAGCAGCCTTTCCCGGCAATGGCGGAATATGCCACAAGTTGTTGGCCTGGGCGACCTGGTTGCGACCCCATATCCAACAGCGTCTGGCTATGTGAACGGTTCTGGAGTGGTTGATAAGCCTTCGAGAGAGCCTTACGCACCTCGACCGCACTATGCGCCTGGTGTCCCTAAGCCTCCCGGGTCAACATATACCAAAACCTTGGTGGTGCCTCAAGCAGGCGAGGAAGATACAGAGTGGATAAAACTCGAAATTCCCGAGTGGCAGCCTGCCGTGTACgtggttgatgatctctCTGCGCCGTTACACCCCCCCAAGAACAAGGGCCACGAGGTTATAGTCTATCTGAGCTATATTATTGATCACTACGACAAACTACCGGACATTATTGCCTTCATGCACTCACATCAATTCGCTTGGCATAATGACGAAATCTTCAACGGGAATGCCGCCGAGATGCTGCAACGTCTAAACCCCGCGCGGGTGGTCCGACAAGGGTTCATGAACTTGCGCTGTACATGGGCGCCTGGTTGTCCTGATTGGCTACATCCAGGCAcattggaggaagatgaacataagcaagaagaaaccatGCTGGCCAGATCGTGGGGCGAAATCTTCCCGGATGACCCAATTCCCGATGTCCTCGCACAGCCATGCTGTGCCCAATTCGTTGTTTCGCGCGAGCGCATTCTCGCCATCCCGAAAGCTCGCTTCGTTTACTATCGCGACTGGATTCTTCGAACGGAATTGAGTGACTATATCTCTGGCCGTATCTGGGAGTATCTGTGGCATGTCGTGTTTACAGGTGAAAATGTCGTCTGTCCCAAGGAGCACATCTGTTATTGCGACGGCTACGGAATTTGCTTTGGcggtgaagaggaatatgATGAATTCCGAAGATTACGCTCGGAGAAGGGAGAATTGGAGGAGGACCTCAAGTTTTGGCGCGGAGAAGCTGAGGCCATCGAAATCGAACGACTCGTAGGAACCCTAGGCGAACAAAGCCACATCTCAGTGCCCGATCCGGGTAGAGATACTGAGCTCGAGCAGCTAATTCTAGAAAAGGAACGAACCATCGATGACATGCTACGCAACGCCACGAAGCGCGGAGAGGACCCAAGAGCGAGAGCGTTAGAGGCAGGCAGACTatggaaggaaggagatggGTTCTAA
- a CDS encoding MDR family MFS transporter (predicted transporter (major facilitator superfamily)) — protein MFAIIESKNADTKGKMENTDTTYLRGIKLYSILSGVMIATFLISLDVSIIATAIPSITSQFHSTTDIGWYGAVYPLTMCSLQPLSGKLITIFSLRWSYLSFFLVFLLGSLLCGVATSSSMFIIGRAVDGAGGAGVVSSGLAIIAIVTPIEQRPLFTGLVTSLYALGTVVAPIIGGAFTTNVTWRWCFLINLPAGTVTVITLILFFHPPQQSPAARTETVLQKLQQLDLIGCALFVPAIIMVLLALQWGGNKYPWNSATIIGLFVGFAATLGLFITWELRADQAMIPLPLLRRRSIIVSIIFAFLFMGAFVVPVYYLPEWFQIVKGASSIRSGIMLLPSVSTQIFGSIISGVLAKYIKYYNPWFFIGSSFLCIATGLYTTFSAFSTTSRDWIGFQILQALGCGFAAQMPLLTIQSVLKNDPKLVPVGISTVLFAQYFGSSVMQSIGGSIFQNKLDSQLQSYAHLDSDQIEMLLAVGTSKVQETAQQAFPDRLSAILIAYNDAITNVFYLAVTGSGVAFVLALGIEWTNTRESTGDDEKDLPVAYDIREP, from the exons ATGTTCGCTATCATAGAGTCGAAAAACGCCGATACGAAAGGTAAGATGGAAAACACGGATACGACATATCTCAGGGGCATCAAGCTCTACAGTATCTTGTCCGGAGTGATGATCGCaaccttcttgatctcgcTGGATGTGTCTATCATAGCCACG GCGATTCCCTCTATTACCAGCCAATTTCACTCCACCACAGATATAGGGTGGTACGGAGCAGTCTACCCGCTTACTATGTGCTCTCTCCAACCTTTAAGCGGCAAACTGATCACGATCTTTTCTCTGCGGTGGTCCTATCtatcctttttccttgtcttcctcctcggctcGCTTTTGTGTGGAGTGGCTACCAGTTCATCGATGTTTATCATTGGTAGGGCGGTAGATGGTGCAGGAGGCGCAGGTGTAGTCTCCAGTGGTCTGGCTATCATTGCAATAGTAACACCTATAGAGCAGCGCCCCTTATTTACTGGACTGGTGACATCGCTTTATGCTCTGGGTACCGTTGTGGCACCTATTATCGGGGGAGCCTTTACAACCAATGTGACTTGGAGATGGTGCTTCTTGATCAATTTACCAGCCGGCACCGTGACTGTGATAACCCTaatccttttcttccatcctcCTCAGCAATCACCCGCAGCAAGGACCGAGACAGTTCTTCAGAAACTTCAGCAGCTGGACTTGATTGGATGTGCATTATTTGTTCCCGCAATTATTATGGTCTTGTTAGCATTGCAGTGGGGCGGAAATAAATACCCCTGGAATTCTGCAACTATTATAGGACTCTTTGTGGGTTTCGCAGCAACACTGGGATTGTTCATCACCTGGGAATTGAGGGCAGATCAAGCAATGATCCCATTGCCACTTCTGCGAAGACGATCAATCATCGTCAGTATTATTTTTGCCTTCCTATTTATGGGTGCATTTGTGGTTCCTGTTTACTATCTACCTGAGTGGTTTCAGATTGTGAAAGGGGCCAGTTCAATCCGCAGTGGTATTATGCTCCTGCCTTCCGTTTCCACTCAAATCTTTGGCTCAATTATATCTGGTGTCCTAG CGAAGTATATCAAGTACTATAACCCTTGGTTCTTTATCGGctcatcttttctttgtattgCAACCGGCCTCTACACAACTTTCAGTGCATTTTCCACCACATCGAGAGATTGGATCGGATTCCAGATACTACAGGCTCTCGGCTGTGGCTTCGCAGCACAGATGCCTCTACTTACTATTCAGAGTGTCCTTAAGAATGATCCAAAACTCGTTCCAGTCGGGATCTCCACTGTTCTGTTTGCGCAGTACTTCGGAAGTTCTGTGATGCAGAGTATAGGTGGGTCCATCTTCCAAAATAAACTTGACTCGCAACTCCAGTCCTACGCCCATTTAGACTCCGATCAGATAGAAATGCTGCTAGCGGTGGGGACTTCGAAAGTGCAAGAGACCGCCCAGCAGGCATTCCCGGATCGCCTGAGTGCCATTCTCATCGCGTACAACGATGCCATTACCAATGTCTTC TATCTCGCAGTGACAGGGAGTGGGGTAGCCTTTGTTTTGGCTCTTGGGATTGAGTGGACAAACACTCGGGAATCGACCGGGGACGACGAAAAGGACTTGCCTGTGGCTTATGATATTAGAGAGCCTTGA